A region of the Puniceicoccaceae bacterium genome:
GTAGAACCCTTCGAGTTCGGCAACATGATCGGGAGATGAGGCAGTCATGGAGGTCAGGAGTTGGAGGAGGAAACCGTATCCTCATCCATCCCAACCATGACCTGCTCAAGGGTCAACCCTGTATGCTGCTTGATCCCGCGAATGATCATCCAAAGTGCCACAACCATCACGAGCGTGCTCGGAATCGCGATCACTACCAGACTCCAGCCCCACATCGAGCCAATCTGATCGTTGAAGGCCACCTTGTCCACCGAGGGATGAGTGGTCACCATGATGCGGGCCAATACAAAATTGAGAATGGAGCTGAGCAGAAACGATGCTGCAAGCAGCCACGTCGAGCGGTTGAGGGCCAGGTCAAACGCCTGCTTCGAGTGATGGTCCTGCAACCGCGACTCAATCAACTCCACCTTGAGGATCTTCGGATTGTAAAGCAGGGTCTTCACCAGCGGATAAGGGGTCCACATGGAAACCACCACCGCAATTCCA
Encoded here:
- a CDS encoding VC0807 family protein, coding for MDLIFNFLIPILILKKGDSLLGLDPAIILLIALAFPIGFGLKDFIAARKINLFSILGFVSVLLTGVIGLFELSPIWVAVKEAAIPGVLGIAVVVSMWTPYPLVKTLLYNPKILKVELIESRLQDHHSKQAFDLALNRSTWLLAASFLLSSILNFVLARIMVTTHPSVDKVAFNDQIGSMWGWSLVVIAIPSTLVMVVALWMIIRGIKQHTGLTLEQVMVGMDEDTVSSSNS